The genomic window AGCTCAAGTACACCTGTAAAGGGTACGAGGGTGAAGGCGACTCTTCAAAATCTCGGTTCCATCTTTTTTTATTACTACTCTATAGGAGGTAAATTAGTATGACTAATTTAGTTAACAAAGACACTCAGAAAATAAGAAAGCTTATAGCCATGATACAGAATGTGAAAAAAAAATTCTACTTCAAGATAATGAGAAATATGAAGTGTTATCATTTTTTACTAGAATAGCTATAGAAAGAAGAATAATAATACAACATGATCTTTACAACTATATGATTTTCAAATCTCTTAATAATATTATCCAAAAACCAAGAAGTGTTTATTTTATAATATCTTATGATAAGAAAAATAGCTCAATCTACATAGTTTTTGATCTATACTCTAAACCATATGCATCAAATGATTTCTTACTAGATATGTTTATGAAACAAGAGTTTACTAAACACTTATTATTCTACTATCTTTATAGAAAACCATATTCTCACTATTCCAATAAGACAATGATTGAGAAGTATTATCCTGAGTCAAGAAAAATAATTACTTCATTTTTGAATAACAAAATAAGTAGACATTATTATACTCAACACAAATTACTAAATTATTTTACTAATATATCTATGATTGTGTTTCTATTCAAAGAATTTACTCGTGAAAATCGAAGTGTAAAGGAAATTAGGCTAAGAGATGATAAAAATAATCCTAAACTTATTGATAACTTAGTAAAATATTATGGTTCACATTTACAACAAGCGATAGAGAGATTGGATTTTACATCTGAAGATGTTAGTGATTACTATAAAAAACTAGTTAGAAAACTATGAGTATAGAAAGTGTGAAATTTATGAGATTAAACTAACTTCATTTGATTTCATTATATCCAATTCTGGAGGTAACTCAGTATAAATATAGATAGTGAAAATCTATCAAACTATGTTGTTTTCAAAAAACTTTTAGAACTAAACAAAGAGTATTTTCTTTGGATTATTGATGAAGAAATATTTGTAGGTCATATTAGTGATGATGACACTCTTCTCTTCTACTATATAGATGATATAATCTCTGAACTTCCCAGTACAAAATCCTTTCTACTATATCAATTAGCTTCCAATTTATGGGAAGAATGTCACAAATTAGCAATAGATTCTATTCTGAGAACTAGGTTTGTAAATCAAGCTCCAAAATCNNNNNNNNNNTATGAATCTCGAAGGTAGTTTAATTGATTTTTTTAGAACAATTGCAATTCCATTTTTGTTGACATATGTATTCAAAAAGATGTATTCATTCCATTTAGAAAATGCATATGATACTGATATTATACAAGTTCTTGAAAAATGGTCTAGAGGTAATAGGAGAAAATGAATACTTACAAATGGAGGTGTAATATGGTGAAGAAAAAGAAAGATATGAGAAAATTAGAAAGAGATTTGAAAAAATTAGAGAGCTATCCTATATTTGAATTGTTAGCTAATCTAAATCGGTATGAAAGGATTTGGTTTTCTATTTGCAGAAAAAAAACCGAAAATTACTATAAGAGTTGGTGAAATTAGTGATGATGAGTATATCAATTCTTTATTTCATCTACTAACTAACAAGGAGAGTGAGATGCTAGTAAATAATAATTTATCAGAAATTGATATACAACGCATTAGAAAAATGAGAGAGATTGTATCTACATTACCTGATTTTCCTTTTACTAGAAAAGAAGTAAAAAGATGGTTTAACGAATTAAGACCACCACTATATTATCTAGTATCTGAAGATGATGATGATTTTGCAAGTAATATTCTTCGTTTTTCACGACAAAAGTTCATCCAAAATCTTTTTAACTATTACACCCTAAGAAGTATATTAAATGTAAGACATAATAAAAAAACTTATATAGGAATAGTAGATAAGAAATTGTATAACTTATTTACTTTATTACTAGATCAAGTAGCTAAACCTCTTACATCTGTGAGTATAAGAAATCGTATAAATTTCGGTATCATTTCTACAGTTTCAGATGAAATGAGGAAAAGTAAATATTACAATTTCATTTCTACTAATTTATTAAGCAAAAATTCTTACATCTATTATACTCTTGCAAAAAATTATATATCATCTACTGATGATGAAAAGAAAAAATATGAAGAATTTTTACAAAGTTATTACAGATATAGAGGTGGTAAATCAAGACAATCATTCTTTGTAACTAAACTCTTTTTCACACTACCACATGAATATTTAGTTAGTCTTATGATCTTATATTTAGTTACTACTAAGTGTTCCAAGAGAAAAAAACCTATGAAGTGTAGTATAAAATTACCTTCGAGAACTTTATCTAGAAAAATATATGAAAACTTCTCAACTATAGATTCATATTCATTACTTCAATATCAGTTCGATCATTTTAGAAAGCATATTCAAGAATTCTATATTTTCAGTAAAGAGAATTTGTTCAAGTGTTTGTAAATAGGAGGTTTTAGTTATGGTAAATCAATTATTATCTAGTTCCAATCTATCACAAGTAGATTTGAAAGTACTAAGAGATATAAGAAAAAGATTAAAGAGATCTAAAGCGTTCAAATTTTATAAGATAAGAGAATTTTCTGCTATGTCAGGTTTATCAAAAGGTGTTAAGTCTTTACTTTGGAGTAACTTATATAACTTATATACCTTTAGAATTCTTAGTTCTGATGAATGGTTTGTGAGTTATATATTATTTGATTCTATATCAGATGAGATATATATCAATTCTATCTTACAAGAGAATGTAAATGATTATCTACTATATTATAGGTTAGTATCAAGAACTATTCGAATGCGGTATCTTTATAAACATTTTTCTGAATATATGAAATCGATCTTCTCTATAATTGAATCTGGAAACTATTTGGAATTATATCGTAATAAATTTAGAGGTATGTTCCATAATTTAGAATTAGTAATTCTTTACAAGTATTGTGATATATTACCACATATTAGAGAAAACACAAAATCATTTACAACCATATCAACCATATTGACAAGAAATGATTATGAAATATACTTTAGTTCAATTGAAAGATTTAAGAAACATCCCCAAGAAGTTTATCAACATTGTCTAGAATATTTCTTTGACAAGAATATTTAGTTTATTAGGAGGTGTGTAAGATGGAAAGATTACAAAAACTTGAATATGTGATGAAGATTTTGGAATATTGAGATTTCACTTCAGTTAACTCTAAATATTCTGTATATAATTTTCATTATACAATATTTCATTACAAAAACTCAAGGAGGTAACCTTATGTGTATAATTGCTTATTGTAAAAACGGTACAAAATTAGACAAAGAACTTTTATCTAAGTTCCATTCAAAAAATCCAGATGGTGCTGGATTAGCTTATTGGAATGGTAAAGAATGGGAAGTTGTAAAAGGATTAATGAATTTAGAAGAAATAATAACAAAATTAAATGAACTACAGTTATTAGATAGAGAAGTACATAATGATTTTGTTATACATTTTAGAAAAGCTTCTAAAGGAAAAGTAATTCCAGAACTTACACATCCATTTGAAATAAAATTAATAGATGATGAATTATATCTATTTCACAATGGTACGATGAGAATCGCTGGTGTTAGGTATTGTAGTCCATATGTTACTACTTCTTATAGTCCTTATTATAGATCTTCTATCGGTCCTAATTGTGATGCAGATTATAATTCATCTGATACTTCTAAATTCTGTGAATTAATAACTGAGCTTGAAATAACTAGAAAACAGTTTGAAATGATGATTAAGGAAAATGGTATACTACATGAAGTTATCAATGATTCTAGATTATGTCTTTTATATAAAGATGATCAAGAACCTGTGTTTATAGGTGATTGGAGTGAACATAATGGATTAAAAGTATCTAATCTCCAATTCTTAATTCCAGATACACCATATACAACATATACTAGTACTTATGGTACTACATATACAAGTAGTTATAGTAGTTCTTATACAACTAGCAGCTATACAACTACAACTGAAGAGGACGATAATTACTATTTAGATTACTATGAGAAGTATAAGACATCTAGAAAAGGTTATTATGATTATTATGATGATATGTCTGATTATGATTACTATGGATATTATGTTAGTTATGATAATGAAGAAGATGATAAGAAGAAAAAGGGTAGAAAGAGAAAGAAGAAAAGGTAAGTAAAGAAGTAGATATATATGCTATACAGAAGAATTTTAAAACGTGGTATGGTTAGGGGGTGGTGGTCCTACTATACCACTGCTAAGAACCACTGTTCCCAGCTGTAGTATAAGAGCTTTGTCTCTTATACTACAGCTAAAAAAATAATTCTTAAAAAACATTCTTATTTTATTTTTTCTCTGAGAGATATATACCATTTTCAAAATGTATTTCATAGAAAATCTTAAGGAGGTAATGTGTATGTGCATAATTGCGTATGTTAAGAATGGAGAAAAATTAACTACCGAACTTACTACAATTTTTCATGAACATAATCCAGATGGTGCTGGTTTAGCTTATTATGATGATAATGAGAGAAAATGGAAAGTTGTGAAAGGATTAATGAGTTTAGAAGAAATAATAACAAAATTAAATGAACTACAGTTATTAGATAGAGAAGTACATAATGATTTTGTTATACACTTTAGATATGCAACTACAGGATCTATTATTCCAGAATTAACACACCCATTCCAGTTTAAACTTCTAGATACAAACTGTATTCTTTTTCATAATGGCACATTCAAACTAAAGGGTGTATCTAAATGTACATCATCTAAGAAAAGATTAGCTTCTTCAACTGTTTCTAACACAGTTTCTAATTCAAGTGTTAGAGAAACACAAAGAAGTAATAGTAATAAAGATGATAAAGAAATATGTCAAACTGCATGTAGTATAGAATCTGATACACAGAGATTCTGTAATCTAATAGAACAATTAAGAATTAATAGTGAACAACTAAAAGAATTAGTAAAAGAAAATGGTCTACTAGATACAGTTATAAATAACTCTAGATTATGCTTACTATTCGAAAATGAAAAGAAACCTGTGTTTATAGGTGATTGGTATGAGTACAAAGGGCTAAGAGTTTCTAATTTAAGATTTATTAGACCAAAATATGTGCATACAACAACTAGTTCAAAAACTATAGATTACTCTTATTCATCCACCTTTCCCAGTTCCAATATCAATAATATACCTTCTACTAGTACTACTACTGTTAGCTACTTTGATGTCGAGATAGAACCAAATGAAGTAAAACTAGATACATCTTTATTCTTAGAAACTTTTATAGATGAAGGAAGATATTTATATAATTATGGAGAAGAAGTTTATGATGGTTATCCAGTTGAAGGTCTAACTGTTTCTAACGAAGATATACTAAATTTCTTCGCAGATAAACTAACTGAAATAAAAGATTACTCTTTCGTAAGACCTCAACCATATGTTGATGTTGTTATACATCTAGACAGATTTATTCCAATAGAGAATATAGAAGTAACACACAGAGAAAGAATAGCATCTCATATAAAATCTTACATAGAGTGGGTGTACCACAAAAATGTTAAAGTTGAATACTTCTTAAACTCTAAGCTTATAAAAGTTAGAATACACAACACATATTTATTTAGTTTTGGCCAAATTAATAGCCTAACACAAAAAATTATAAGATATTCCACAATTGATGCTCTTACAGATAAACTATCATATACAGATCTTTCCAATTCTCTAACTCATGATGAATTAACTCTTATTAAAACTATAAGAAAGCTTCAGGACTCTGATATCTCTACTGATTATAAACTTCCAAAATTAGCTATGACATTTTCAAATAAGTGGAATGAGAAAGTAAGGAAGGAACTTGAAAATGAAATAATCAAAACATTTGAAAATATACCATATCATTTCATTTTCTATGGTCTTAAGAATACTAGAGGAGATAGAGTTACTTTATCAACAGCACCAGATGCTTATAAATGTAATTATAGATTTTATGGTGATGAAATAATTGGTGATAAGATTATTGTAGGATTGTCATATTACTATAGAACAGGTGATAAATCATTCATAGAAACTAAAGATATAGTTACATGGTTGCAAGAATTGATATCTAAGAAAACATAATAATTCCATTCATTCTCTAATTTCATTTCTATACTAATTTCATCTAAAAAATTAGGAGGGCAAAAA from Nitrososphaerota archaeon includes these protein-coding regions:
- a CDS encoding class II glutamine amidotransferase; protein product: MCIIAYCKNGTKLDKELLSKFHSKNPDGAGLAYWNGKEWEVVKGLMNLEEIITKLNELQLLDREVHNDFVIHFRKASKGKVIPELTHPFEIKLIDDELYLFHNGTMRIAGVRYCSPYVTTSYSPYYRSSIGPNCDADYNSSDTSKFCELITELEITRKQFEMMIKENGILHEVINDSRLCLLYKDDQEPVFIGDWSEHNGLKVSNLQFLIPDTPYTTYTSTYGTTYTSSYSSSYTTSSYTTTTEEDDNYYLDYYEKYKTSRKGYYDYYDDMSDYDYYGYYVSYDNEEDDKKKKGRKRKKKR
- a CDS encoding class II glutamine amidotransferase codes for the protein MCIIAYVKNGEKLTTELTTIFHEHNPDGAGLAYYDDNERKWKVVKGLMSLEEIITKLNELQLLDREVHNDFVIHFRYATTGSIIPELTHPFQFKLLDTNCILFHNGTFKLKGVSKCTSSKKRLASSTVSNTVSNSSVRETQRSNSNKDDKEICQTACSIESDTQRFCNLIEQLRINSEQLKELVKENGLLDTVINNSRLCLLFENEKKPVFIGDWYEYKGLRVSNLRFIRPKYVHTTTSSKTIDYSYSSTFPSSNINNIPSTSTTTVSYFDVEIEPNEVKLDTSLFLETFIDEGRYLYNYGEEVYDGYPVEGLTVSNEDILNFFADKLTEIKDYSFVRPQPYVDVVIHLDRFIPIENIEVTHRERIASHIKSYIEWVYHKNVKVEYFLNSKLIKVRIHNTYLFSFGQINSLTQKIIRYSTIDALTDKLSYTDLSNSLTHDELTLIKTIRKLQDSDISTDYKLPKLAMTFSNKWNEKVRKELENEIIKTFENIPYHFIFYGLKNTRGDRVTLSTAPDAYKCNYRFYGDEIIGDKIIVGLSYYYRTGDKSFIETKDIVTWLQELISKKT